A region of Nitrospinota bacterium DNA encodes the following proteins:
- a CDS encoding F0F1 ATP synthase subunit epsilon has translation MTDARLQLDVVTPEGVVVDTEVDEVVAPGPGGEFGVLPGHTPFLVLLDVGEVRYQSERGEERLSVAHGFAEVTPDRVIILAESCERPDEIDVDRARAALERAEARLAGDTTEIDHARAEAAYRRALNRIRMAAEE, from the coding sequence ATGACCGACGCACGGCTCCAGCTTGATGTGGTGACCCCCGAAGGAGTCGTGGTGGACACCGAGGTGGACGAAGTTGTGGCACCAGGCCCAGGTGGAGAGTTCGGGGTCCTGCCGGGCCACACGCCCTTTCTCGTCCTGCTCGATGTTGGAGAGGTCCGCTACCAAAGCGAGCGGGGCGAGGAGCGCCTCTCCGTCGCCCACGGGTTCGCTGAGGTCACCCCCGATAGGGTTATCATTCTGGCTGAGAGCTGCGAGCGGCCAGACGAAATCGACGTAGATCGGGCCAGGGCCGCCCTGGAGCGGGCCGAGGCCCGGCTCGCCGGTGACACCACCGAGATCGACCACGCCAGGGCCGAGGCGGCCTACCGAAGGGCGCTCAATCGCATACGGATGGCTGCCGAGGAGTAG
- the atpD gene encoding F0F1 ATP synthase subunit beta, giving the protein MSAEGDREGRVVQVIGPAVDIEFPGGELPKIYNAVSIHFGDEGMSFYGKDHITVEVAQHLGENRVRTIAMEPSDGLVRGMKAVDTGGPITMPVGPGVLGRVLNVLGDPIDNLGPVPHEERHPIHRPAPTFEDQATELEMLETGIKVIDLLEPYLKGGKVGMFGGAGVGKTVIIMELIRSIATEHGGTSVFSGVGERTREGNDLWLEMKESGVIDRTALIYGQMTEPPGARLRVGLSGLTVAEYFRDVEGQDVLLFIDNIFRFTQAGSEVSALLGRMPSAVGYQPTLATEMGALQERITSTKRGSITSVQAVYVPADDLTDPAPATTFAHLDATTVLSRQIVELGIYPAVDPLDSTSRILDPRVVGEEHYRVAREIQNILQRYKDLQDIIAILGMDELSEEDKTVVARARKIQRFLSQPFFVAEQFTGTPGQYVPLRETIEGFKELVAGNVDHIPEQAFYMVGNLDMALEKAEAMKAA; this is encoded by the coding sequence ATGTCGGCTGAAGGCGATAGAGAGGGGAGGGTCGTCCAAGTAATAGGCCCCGCCGTGGACATTGAGTTTCCGGGGGGGGAGCTGCCGAAGATTTACAACGCCGTGAGTATTCATTTCGGCGACGAGGGGATGAGTTTCTACGGCAAGGACCACATCACCGTCGAGGTGGCCCAACACCTGGGCGAGAACCGGGTTCGCACCATCGCGATGGAGCCGAGCGACGGGCTGGTGCGGGGGATGAAGGCCGTCGACACCGGTGGGCCCATCACCATGCCGGTCGGCCCCGGGGTCCTAGGACGGGTTCTCAACGTCCTCGGAGACCCGATCGATAACCTCGGCCCGGTGCCCCACGAGGAACGCCACCCCATCCACAGGCCGGCCCCGACCTTCGAGGACCAGGCAACAGAGCTCGAGATGCTCGAGACGGGTATAAAGGTCATCGACCTGCTCGAGCCCTACCTCAAGGGCGGGAAGGTCGGCATGTTCGGCGGCGCCGGTGTCGGAAAGACCGTCATCATCATGGAGCTCATCCGCTCGATAGCCACCGAGCACGGAGGCACTTCGGTCTTCTCCGGCGTAGGCGAGCGGACCCGCGAGGGCAACGACCTCTGGCTCGAGATGAAGGAGAGCGGGGTCATCGATCGGACCGCCTTGATTTACGGCCAGATGACCGAGCCTCCCGGCGCGAGGCTGAGGGTCGGCTTGAGCGGGCTCACCGTGGCTGAGTATTTCCGCGACGTCGAGGGCCAGGACGTGTTGCTCTTCATCGACAACATCTTCCGTTTCACCCAGGCCGGGAGCGAGGTCTCGGCGCTGCTCGGCCGGATGCCATCGGCCGTCGGGTACCAGCCCACGCTCGCTACCGAGATGGGGGCTCTCCAGGAGCGCATCACCTCGACCAAGCGGGGCTCCATCACCTCGGTGCAGGCCGTCTACGTCCCCGCCGACGACCTCACCGACCCGGCCCCTGCAACGACCTTCGCCCACCTCGACGCCACGACTGTGCTTTCGCGCCAGATAGTCGAGCTGGGCATCTACCCGGCCGTAGACCCTCTTGACTCCACCTCTCGCATCCTCGACCCACGCGTTGTGGGTGAAGAGCACTACCGGGTGGCTCGCGAAATTCAGAACATCCTCCAGCGCTACAAAGACCTCCAGGACATCATCGCCATCCTCGGCATGGACGAGCTCTCTGAGGAAGATAAAACAGTAGTGGCCCGTGCGCGAAAAATACAGCGGTTCCTCTCTCAGCCTTTCTTCGTGGCCGAGCAGTTCACGGGCACCCCCGGCCAGTATGTGCCGCTTCGCGAGACGATCGAGGGCTTCAAAGAGCTGGTGGCGGGCAACGTGGACCACATCCCCGAGCAGGCCTTCTATATGGTGGGCAACCTCGATATGGCCCTAGAGAAGGCCGAAGCGATGAAGGCCGCATGA
- the atpG gene encoding ATP synthase F1 subunit gamma yields MAGAGLRDIKRRIRSVKSTEQITRAMKMVAAAKLRRAQEAIISARPWAKRMDEIARGLALRTQPESHPLLTPKEAGPVLLVVVGADRGLCGAFNTNIHRAVLTHLANFDGGEPGLGQLLIIGKKPFDFFRHRPFPIVSHYLGLFAKLSFDDARGIGDEVVEAYAEGDVRSVRLVYNEFRSALSQRLVVRELLPVRYTEEDEEGNESEAPAEHGGDYLYEPDSATLLDAALRRHVHTQIWRALLESEASEHGARMTAMDAATENAVEMVAHLTLQYNRVRQAGITTEIIEVVCGADALKG; encoded by the coding sequence ATGGCCGGAGCGGGCCTGCGCGACATCAAGCGCCGAATACGTAGCGTCAAAAGCACCGAGCAGATTACCAGGGCCATGAAGATGGTGGCCGCGGCTAAGCTCAGGCGGGCGCAAGAGGCGATTATCTCGGCTCGACCCTGGGCCAAGCGGATGGATGAAATTGCCAGGGGCCTGGCCTTGAGGACGCAGCCTGAGAGCCATCCTTTGCTTACCCCCAAGGAGGCCGGGCCCGTGCTCCTCGTCGTTGTGGGCGCCGACCGGGGCCTTTGCGGGGCCTTTAACACCAACATCCACAGGGCTGTGCTCACTCACCTGGCGAACTTTGATGGAGGAGAGCCTGGGCTGGGCCAGCTACTCATCATCGGAAAAAAGCCCTTCGATTTCTTTCGCCATAGGCCATTTCCGATAGTGAGTCATTACCTAGGCCTTTTCGCAAAACTCTCGTTCGACGACGCCCGTGGCATCGGAGACGAGGTTGTTGAGGCATACGCGGAGGGCGATGTTCGGAGCGTGCGCCTCGTCTACAACGAGTTTCGCAGCGCCCTCAGCCAACGGCTTGTCGTCAGGGAGCTCCTGCCCGTTCGCTACACAGAGGAGGACGAAGAGGGTAATGAGTCTGAGGCCCCTGCCGAGCACGGGGGAGACTATCTTTACGAGCCCGACTCAGCGACCCTGCTGGACGCAGCGCTCAGGCGCCACGTCCACACACAGATTTGGCGGGCGCTGCTTGAGAGCGAGGCAAGCGAGCACGGGGCTCGAATGACGGCCATGGACGCCGCCACGGAGAACGCCGTCGAGATGGTCGCCCACCTCACCCTCCAGTACAACCGGGTTCGCCAGGCAGGCATTACGACTGAGATTATCGAGGTCGTCTGCGGCGCCGACGCCTTGAAGGGGTAG